One part of the Arabidopsis thaliana chromosome 1 sequence genome encodes these proteins:
- a CDS encoding Legume lectin family protein (Legume lectin family protein; FUNCTIONS IN: carbohydrate binding, binding; INVOLVED IN: response to karrikin; LOCATED IN: cell wall, plant-type cell wall; EXPRESSED IN: 23 plant structures; EXPRESSED DURING: 13 growth stages; CONTAINS InterPro DOMAIN/s: Legume lectin, beta chain (InterPro:IPR001220), Concanavalin A-like lectin/glucanase, subgroup (InterPro:IPR013320), Concanavalin A-like lectin/glucanase (InterPro:IPR008985), Lectin (InterPro:IPR016363); BEST Arabidopsis thaliana protein match is: Legume lectin family protein (TAIR:AT1G53080.1); Has 1891 Blast hits to 1870 proteins in 117 species: Archae - 0; Bacteria - 20; Metazoa - 0; Fungi - 0; Plants - 1861; Viruses - 0; Other Eukaryotes - 10 (source: NCBI BLink).), with product MKIQILCFTTLFLAIFTSQVTTAYKFKFDYFGNGTDPISFHGDAEYGPDTDGKSRSGAIALTRDNIPFSHGRAIFTTPITFKPNASALYPFKTSFTFSITPKTNPNQGHGLAFIVVPSNQNDAGSGLGYLSLLNRTNNGNPNNHLFAVEFDVFQDKSLGDMNDNHVGIDINSVDSVVSVKSGYWVMTRSGWLFKDLKLSSGDRYKAWIEYNNNYKVVSVTIGLAHLKKPNRPLIEAKFDLSKVIHEVMYTGFAGSMGRGVERHEIWDWTFQN from the coding sequence ATGAAGATCCAAATACTCTGTTTCACCACTCTGTTCTTAGCTATCTTCACCTCTCAAGTCACCACTGCttacaaattcaaattcgaTTACTTTGGTAACGGCACCGATCCAATATCATTCCATGGAGACGCTGAGTATGGTCCTGACACTGATGGCAAGAGCCGGTCCGGAGCCATCGCATTGACTCGAGACAACATTCCTTTCTCTCATGGTCGAGCCATTTTCACCACTCCAATCACTTTCAAGCCTAATGCTTCAGCTCTTTACCCTTTTAAAACCTCTTTCACTTTCTCCATTACTCctaaaacaaaccctaatcaaGGTCATGGCCTTGCTTTCATCGTCGTCCCAAGTAACCAAAACGACGCCGGTTCCGGTTTAGGCTATCTCAGTCTTCTGAACCGAACCAATAACGGTAATCCTAATAACCACCTCTTTGCCGTTGAGTTCGATGTCTTTCAAGACAAATCTCTTGGCGACATGAACGATAACCATGTCGGAATCGATATTAATTCGGTTGATTCGGTGGTTTCTGTGAAATCCGGTTATTGGGTTATGACAAGAAGCGGTTGGTTATTTAAGGATTTGAAGCTAAGTAGTGGAGATAGATACAAGGCTTGGATTGAGTACAACAACAATTATAAAGTAGTCTCTGTTACGATTGGTTTAGCGCATTTGAAGAAACCGAACCGGCCATTGATTGAAGCAAAATTCGATCTTTCCAAGGTCATACACGAGGTAATGTATACCGGTTTTGCTGGTTCGATGGGTCGTGGTGTCGAGCGTCACGAGATTTGGGACTGGACTTTCCAGAATTAA
- a CDS encoding Legume lectin family protein (Legume lectin family protein; FUNCTIONS IN: carbohydrate binding, binding; INVOLVED IN: biological_process unknown; LOCATED IN: plant-type cell wall; EXPRESSED IN: stem; CONTAINS InterPro DOMAIN/s: Legume lectin, beta chain (InterPro:IPR001220), Concanavalin A-like lectin/glucanase, subgroup (InterPro:IPR013320), Concanavalin A-like lectin/glucanase (InterPro:IPR008985), Lectin (InterPro:IPR016363); BEST Arabidopsis thaliana protein match is: Legume lectin family protein (TAIR:AT3G16530.1); Has 2015 Blast hits to 1995 proteins in 120 species: Archae - 0; Bacteria - 16; Metazoa - 0; Fungi - 0; Plants - 1993; Viruses - 0; Other Eukaryotes - 6 (source: NCBI BLink).): MQIHKLCIFVLFISLLSSKTISAVKFNFNRFDGTNLIFIGYAELGPATDGMSRSGALSMTRDNIPFSHGQGLYTDPIPFKSSNNTSSSVYSFKTSFTFSITPRRSNPNPGHGIAFIVVPTVAYEYDQDSTRGFLGLVNLTTNGNPNNHLFAVEFDVFQDKRFGDINDNHVGVNINSVNSKVSEKAGYWIQTRTRGKNQWLFKEVKLSSGDNYKAWIEYKNSKVIVWLAPAHLKKPKRPLIETQVDLSEVVLETMYTGFSGSMGRGVERHDIWSWSFENTAKNN, encoded by the coding sequence ATGCAGATCCACAAACTCTGTATTTTTGTTCTGTTCATATCTTTGTTAAGCTCTAAAACCATTTCCGCCGTCAAATTCAACTTCAACCGTTTCGACGGAACAAATCTAATCTTCATCGGGTACGCCGAGCTAGGACCAGCAACCGATGGCATGAGCCGGTCCGGAGCTCTCTCCATGACCCGTGACAACATTCCATTCTCACATGGTCAAGGTCTCTACACAGATCCAATCCCATTCAAATCTTCCAACAAcacatcttcttctgtttACTCTTTCAAAACATCTTTCACTTTCTCCATCACTCCTCGACGGTCAAACCCTAACCCTGGTCATGGTATCGCCTTCATCGTGGTCCCAACCGTAGCCTACGAGTACGACCAAGACTCAACCCGCGGCTTCCTCGGTCTAGTTAACCTCACAACCAATGGCAATCCTAATAACCATCTCTTTGCGGTCGAATTCGATGTTTTCCAAGACAAACGTTTTGGTGATATTAATGATAATCATGTTGGTGTTAATATTAACTCTGTTAACTCAAAGGTTTCTGAGAAAGCTGGGTATTGGATTCAGACAAGAACTAGAGGGAAGAATCAATGGTTGTTTAAGGAAGTGAAGCTTAGTAGCGGAGACAACTACAAAGCTTggattgagtataagaacagTAAAGTCATTGTTTGGCTTGCACCTGCGCATTTAAAGAAACCGAAGAGGCCATTGATCGAAACACAAGTTGATCTCTCGGAGGTGGTTCTTGAGACTATGTATACCGGCTTTTCCGGTTCGATGGGTCGTGGCGTCGAGCGTCACGACATTTGGAGCTGGAGTTTTGAGAACACCGCCAAAAACAATTAG
- the SPA4 gene encoding SPA1-related 4 translates to MKGSSESSSRGLNNTSGVSEFCTDGSKSLSHIDYVRSLLGSHKEANLGGLDDDSIVRALECEDVSLRQWLDNPDRSVDAFECFHVFRQIVEIVNAAHSQGIVVHNVRPSCFVMSSFNNVSFIESASCSDSGSDEDATTKSREIGSSRQEEILSERRSKQQEEVKKQPFPMKQILAMEMSWYTSHEEDNGSLCNCASDIYRLGVLLFELFCPVSSREEKSRTMSSLRHRVLPPQILLNWPKEASFCLWLLHPEPSCRPSMSELLQSEFINEPRENLEEREAAMELRDRIEEQELLLEFLFLIQQRKQEAADKLQDTISLLSSDIDQVVKRQLVLQQKGRDVRSFLASRKRIRQGAETTAAEEENDDNSIDEESKLDDTLESTLLESSRLMRNLKKLESVYFATRYRQIKAATAAEKPLARYYSALSCNGRSSEKSSMSQPSKDPINDSRQGGWIDPFLEGLCKYLSFSKLRVKADLKQGDLLNSSNLVCAIGFDRDGEFFATAGVNKKIKIFECESIIKDGRDIHYPVVELASRSKLSGICWNSYIKSQVASSNFEGVVQVWDVARNQLVTEMKEHEKRVWSIDYSSADPTLLASGSDDGSVKLWSINQGVSIGTIKTKANICCVQFPSETGRSLAFGSADHKVYYYDLRNPKLPLCTMIGHHKTVSYVRFVDSSTLVSSSTDNTLKLWDLSMSISGINETPLHSFMGHTNVKNFVGLSVSDGYIATGSETNEVFVYHKAFPMPVLSYKFKTIDPVSELEVDDASQFISSVCWRGQSSTLVAANSTGNIKILEMV, encoded by the exons ATGAAGGGTTCTTCAGAATCTAGTTCCAGAGGATTAAACAACACCTCTGGTGTTTCAGAGTTTTGTACAGATGGTTCTAAGTCTTTGTCTCACATTGATTATGTCAGAAGCTTACTTGGTTCACATAAAGAAGCTAACTTGGGAGGACTTGATGATGACTCTATTGTCAGAGCTTTGGAATGTGAGGATGTTAGCTTGCGTCAGTGGTTAGACAATCCAGACCGATCCGTTGATGCCTTTGagtgttttcatgttttcagACAGATTGTTGAGATTGTTAATGCAGCTCACTCTCAAGGCATTGTTGTTCATAATGTTAGGCCTTCTTGTTTCGTTATGTCTTCGTTTAACAATGTTTCGTTTATCGAATCCGCTTCTTGTTCGGATTCCGGGTCTGATGAGGATGCAACAACAAAGTCTCGAGAGATTGGTAGCTCGAGACAAGAGGAGATTCTATCAGAGAGACGAAGCAAACAACAAGAGGAAGTAAAGAAGCAACCTTTCCCTATGAAACAGATATTAGCAATGGAGATGAGTTGGTATACAAGtcatgaagaagataatggtTCTCTGTGTAATTGTGCTTCTGATATTTACCGTCTTGgtgttcttctctttgag CTATTCTGCCCTGTCTCCtcaagagaagagaagtcAAGAACTATGTCTAGTTTAAGACATCGTGTTCTTCCCCCTCAGATATTACTCAATTGGCCTAAAGAAGCTTCCTTTTGCTTGTGGTTACTGCATCCTGAGCCTAGCTGTCGACCATCGATGAG TGAGTTGCTACAAAGTGAGTTTATCAACGAACCTAGAGAGAATTTGGAAGAACGTGAAGCTGCAATGGAGCTACGGGATAGAATCGAGGAACAAGAGTTATTACTCGAGTTCTTGTTTCTGATTCAACAGAGGAAACAAGAAGCTGCAGACAAATTGCAGGATACAATATCGCTTCTCTCTTCTGATATCGATCAAGTCGTAAAGCGACAGTTGGTTTTACAGCAAAAAGGGAGAGATGTCCGTTCGTTCTTAGCCTCAAGAAAACGGATTAGACAAGGAGCTGAGACCACTGcagcagaggaagaaaatgatgataataGCATTGATGAGGAATCTAAGCTTGATGATACTCTAGAAAGTACACTTCTTGAAAGCTCTAGATTAATgagaaatttgaagaaactGGAATCAGTCTACTTTGCAACACGATACAGACAAATCAAGGCTGCTACTGCTGCTGAAAAACCGTTGGCTAGATATTATTCGGCATTGAGTTGTAACGGTAGAAGTTCAGAAAAGAGTTCAATGAGCCAACCATCAAAAGATCCTATCAATGATTCTAGACAAGGCGGGTGGATCGATCCATTCCTCGAGGGTTTGTGCAAGTATTTGTCTTTTAGTAAGCTAAGAGTGAAAGCAGATTTGAAGCAAGGAGACTTGTTGAACTCGTCTAACCTTGTTTGCGCAATTGGGTTTGATCGTGATGGAGAGTTTTTCGCCACGGCAGGCGTCAACAAAAAGATCAAGATATTCGAATGCGAGTCGATAATAAAAGATGGCCGGGACATTCATTACCCTGTTGTGGAACTTGCTAGCCGGTCTAAGCTTAGTGGTATATGTTGGAACAGTTACATTAAGAGCCAAGTCGCATCAAGTAACTTTGAAGGCGTGGTTCAA GTTTGGGATGTTGCAAGAAACCAGTTGGTTACAGAGATGAAGGAGCATGAGAAGCGTGTATGGTCCATCGATTATTCATCAGCAGATCCAACATTGTTAGCTAGTGGTAGTGATGATGGTTCGGTTAAGCTCTGGAGTATCAATCAG gGGGTTAGTATTGGAACCATCAAGACAAAGGCAAACATATGTTGTGTTCAGTTTCCATCAGAGACGGGTCGGTCTTTAGCATTTGGCTCAGCAGATCACAAAGTTTACTACTATGATCTAAGGAACCCCAAGCTTCCTCTTTGCACAATGATTGGTCACCACAAGACCGTGAGTTATGTTAGATTTGTAGATTCATCAacacttgtttcttcttcgaCGGATAACACGCTGAAGCTATGGGACTTATCAATGTCTATTTCCGGTATTAATGAAACGCCTCTTCACTCATTCATGGGACACACTAATGTTAAG AACTTTGTTGGATTATCAGTCTCTGACGGGTATATAGCAACAGGCTCTGAGACTAACGAG GTTTTTGTGTACCACAAGGCATTTCCAATGCCGGTTTTGTCGTACAAGTTCAAAACTATAGACCCTGTGTCGGAACTCGAAGTAGACGATGCCTCGCAGTTCATATCCTCAGTCTGCTGGCGGGGACAGTCGTCGACCTTAGTTGCTGCAAACTCCACCGGCAATATCAAGATTTTGGAGATGGTATGA
- the SPA4 gene encoding SPA1-related 4, with amino-acid sequence MKGSSESSSRGLNNTSGVSEFCTDGSKSLSHIDYVRSLLGSHKEANLGGLDDDSIVRALECEDVSLRQWLDNPDRSVDAFECFHVFRQIVEIVNAAHSQGIVVHNVRPSCFVMSSFNNVSFIESASCSDSGSDEDATTKSREIGSSRQEEILSERRSKQQEEVKKQPFPMKQILAMEMSWYTSHEEDNGSLCNCASDIYRLGVLLFELFCPVSSREEKSRTMSSLRHRVLPPQILLNWPKEASFCLWLLHPEPSCRPSMSELLQSEFINEPRENLEEREAAMELRDRIEEQELLLEFLFLIQQRKQEAADKLQDTISLLSSDIDQVVKRQLVLQQKGRDVRSFLASRKRIRQGAETTAAEEENDDNSIDEESKLDDTLESTLLESSRLMRNLKKLESVYFATRYRQIKAATAAEKPLARYYSALSCNGRSSEKSSMSQPSKDPINDSRQGGWIDPFLEGLCKYLSFSKLRVKADLKQGDLLNSSNLVCAIGFDRDGEFFATAGVNKKIKIFECESIIKDGRDIHYPVVELASRSKLSGICWNSYIKSQVASSNFEGVVQVWDVARNQLVTEMKEHEKRVWSIDYSSADPTLLASGSDDGSVKLWSINQANFETKPKRG; translated from the exons ATGAAGGGTTCTTCAGAATCTAGTTCCAGAGGATTAAACAACACCTCTGGTGTTTCAGAGTTTTGTACAGATGGTTCTAAGTCTTTGTCTCACATTGATTATGTCAGAAGCTTACTTGGTTCACATAAAGAAGCTAACTTGGGAGGACTTGATGATGACTCTATTGTCAGAGCTTTGGAATGTGAGGATGTTAGCTTGCGTCAGTGGTTAGACAATCCAGACCGATCCGTTGATGCCTTTGagtgttttcatgttttcagACAGATTGTTGAGATTGTTAATGCAGCTCACTCTCAAGGCATTGTTGTTCATAATGTTAGGCCTTCTTGTTTCGTTATGTCTTCGTTTAACAATGTTTCGTTTATCGAATCCGCTTCTTGTTCGGATTCCGGGTCTGATGAGGATGCAACAACAAAGTCTCGAGAGATTGGTAGCTCGAGACAAGAGGAGATTCTATCAGAGAGACGAAGCAAACAACAAGAGGAAGTAAAGAAGCAACCTTTCCCTATGAAACAGATATTAGCAATGGAGATGAGTTGGTATACAAGtcatgaagaagataatggtTCTCTGTGTAATTGTGCTTCTGATATTTACCGTCTTGgtgttcttctctttgag CTATTCTGCCCTGTCTCCtcaagagaagagaagtcAAGAACTATGTCTAGTTTAAGACATCGTGTTCTTCCCCCTCAGATATTACTCAATTGGCCTAAAGAAGCTTCCTTTTGCTTGTGGTTACTGCATCCTGAGCCTAGCTGTCGACCATCGATGAG TGAGTTGCTACAAAGTGAGTTTATCAACGAACCTAGAGAGAATTTGGAAGAACGTGAAGCTGCAATGGAGCTACGGGATAGAATCGAGGAACAAGAGTTATTACTCGAGTTCTTGTTTCTGATTCAACAGAGGAAACAAGAAGCTGCAGACAAATTGCAGGATACAATATCGCTTCTCTCTTCTGATATCGATCAAGTCGTAAAGCGACAGTTGGTTTTACAGCAAAAAGGGAGAGATGTCCGTTCGTTCTTAGCCTCAAGAAAACGGATTAGACAAGGAGCTGAGACCACTGcagcagaggaagaaaatgatgataataGCATTGATGAGGAATCTAAGCTTGATGATACTCTAGAAAGTACACTTCTTGAAAGCTCTAGATTAATgagaaatttgaagaaactGGAATCAGTCTACTTTGCAACACGATACAGACAAATCAAGGCTGCTACTGCTGCTGAAAAACCGTTGGCTAGATATTATTCGGCATTGAGTTGTAACGGTAGAAGTTCAGAAAAGAGTTCAATGAGCCAACCATCAAAAGATCCTATCAATGATTCTAGACAAGGCGGGTGGATCGATCCATTCCTCGAGGGTTTGTGCAAGTATTTGTCTTTTAGTAAGCTAAGAGTGAAAGCAGATTTGAAGCAAGGAGACTTGTTGAACTCGTCTAACCTTGTTTGCGCAATTGGGTTTGATCGTGATGGAGAGTTTTTCGCCACGGCAGGCGTCAACAAAAAGATCAAGATATTCGAATGCGAGTCGATAATAAAAGATGGCCGGGACATTCATTACCCTGTTGTGGAACTTGCTAGCCGGTCTAAGCTTAGTGGTATATGTTGGAACAGTTACATTAAGAGCCAAGTCGCATCAAGTAACTTTGAAGGCGTGGTTCAA GTTTGGGATGTTGCAAGAAACCAGTTGGTTACAGAGATGAAGGAGCATGAGAAGCGTGTATGGTCCATCGATTATTCATCAGCAGATCCAACATTGTTAGCTAGTGGTAGTGATGATGGTTCGGTTAAGCTCTGGAGTATCAATCAGGCAAACTTcgaaactaaaccaaaac gGGGTTAG
- the SPA4 gene encoding SPA1-related 4, translating to MSSLRHRVLPPQILLNWPKEASFCLWLLHPEPSCRPSMSELLQSEFINEPRENLEEREAAMELRDRIEEQELLLEFLFLIQQRKQEAADKLQDTISLLSSDIDQVVKRQLVLQQKGRDVRSFLASRKRIRQGAETTAAEEENDDNSIDEESKLDDTLESTLLESSRLMRNLKKLESVYFATRYRQIKAATAAEKPLARYYSALSCNGRSSEKSSMSQPSKDPINDSRQGGWIDPFLEGLCKYLSFSKLRVKADLKQGDLLNSSNLVCAIGFDRDGEFFATAGVNKKIKIFECESIIKDGRDIHYPVVELASRSKLSGICWNSYIKSQVASSNFEGVVQVWDVARNQLVTEMKEHEKRVWSIDYSSADPTLLASGSDDGSVKLWSINQGVSIGTIKTKANICCVQFPSETGRSLAFGSADHKVYYYDLRNPKLPLCTMIGHHKTVSYVRFVDSSTLVSSSTDNTLKLWDLSMSISGINETPLHSFMGHTNVKNFVGLSVSDGYIATGSETNEVFVYHKAFPMPVLSYKFKTIDPVSELEVDDASQFISSVCWRGQSSTLVAANSTGNIKILEMV from the exons ATGTCTAGTTTAAGACATCGTGTTCTTCCCCCTCAGATATTACTCAATTGGCCTAAAGAAGCTTCCTTTTGCTTGTGGTTACTGCATCCTGAGCCTAGCTGTCGACCATCGATGAG TGAGTTGCTACAAAGTGAGTTTATCAACGAACCTAGAGAGAATTTGGAAGAACGTGAAGCTGCAATGGAGCTACGGGATAGAATCGAGGAACAAGAGTTATTACTCGAGTTCTTGTTTCTGATTCAACAGAGGAAACAAGAAGCTGCAGACAAATTGCAGGATACAATATCGCTTCTCTCTTCTGATATCGATCAAGTCGTAAAGCGACAGTTGGTTTTACAGCAAAAAGGGAGAGATGTCCGTTCGTTCTTAGCCTCAAGAAAACGGATTAGACAAGGAGCTGAGACCACTGcagcagaggaagaaaatgatgataataGCATTGATGAGGAATCTAAGCTTGATGATACTCTAGAAAGTACACTTCTTGAAAGCTCTAGATTAATgagaaatttgaagaaactGGAATCAGTCTACTTTGCAACACGATACAGACAAATCAAGGCTGCTACTGCTGCTGAAAAACCGTTGGCTAGATATTATTCGGCATTGAGTTGTAACGGTAGAAGTTCAGAAAAGAGTTCAATGAGCCAACCATCAAAAGATCCTATCAATGATTCTAGACAAGGCGGGTGGATCGATCCATTCCTCGAGGGTTTGTGCAAGTATTTGTCTTTTAGTAAGCTAAGAGTGAAAGCAGATTTGAAGCAAGGAGACTTGTTGAACTCGTCTAACCTTGTTTGCGCAATTGGGTTTGATCGTGATGGAGAGTTTTTCGCCACGGCAGGCGTCAACAAAAAGATCAAGATATTCGAATGCGAGTCGATAATAAAAGATGGCCGGGACATTCATTACCCTGTTGTGGAACTTGCTAGCCGGTCTAAGCTTAGTGGTATATGTTGGAACAGTTACATTAAGAGCCAAGTCGCATCAAGTAACTTTGAAGGCGTGGTTCAA GTTTGGGATGTTGCAAGAAACCAGTTGGTTACAGAGATGAAGGAGCATGAGAAGCGTGTATGGTCCATCGATTATTCATCAGCAGATCCAACATTGTTAGCTAGTGGTAGTGATGATGGTTCGGTTAAGCTCTGGAGTATCAATCAG gGGGTTAGTATTGGAACCATCAAGACAAAGGCAAACATATGTTGTGTTCAGTTTCCATCAGAGACGGGTCGGTCTTTAGCATTTGGCTCAGCAGATCACAAAGTTTACTACTATGATCTAAGGAACCCCAAGCTTCCTCTTTGCACAATGATTGGTCACCACAAGACCGTGAGTTATGTTAGATTTGTAGATTCATCAacacttgtttcttcttcgaCGGATAACACGCTGAAGCTATGGGACTTATCAATGTCTATTTCCGGTATTAATGAAACGCCTCTTCACTCATTCATGGGACACACTAATGTTAAG AACTTTGTTGGATTATCAGTCTCTGACGGGTATATAGCAACAGGCTCTGAGACTAACGAG GTTTTTGTGTACCACAAGGCATTTCCAATGCCGGTTTTGTCGTACAAGTTCAAAACTATAGACCCTGTGTCGGAACTCGAAGTAGACGATGCCTCGCAGTTCATATCCTCAGTCTGCTGGCGGGGACAGTCGTCGACCTTAGTTGCTGCAAACTCCACCGGCAATATCAAGATTTTGGAGATGGTATGA
- a CDS encoding Core-2/I-branching beta-1,6-N-acetylglucosaminyltransferase family protein (Core-2/I-branching beta-1,6-N-acetylglucosaminyltransferase family protein; FUNCTIONS IN: acetylglucosaminyltransferase activity; INVOLVED IN: carbohydrate biosynthetic process; LOCATED IN: membrane; EXPRESSED IN: 7 plant structures; EXPRESSED DURING: 4 anthesis, petal differentiation and expansion stage; CONTAINS InterPro DOMAIN/s: Glycosyl transferase, family 14 (InterPro:IPR003406), Core-2/I-Branching enzyme (InterPro:IPR021141); BEST Arabidopsis thaliana protein match is: Core-2/I-branching beta-1,6-N-acetylglucosaminyltransferase family protein (TAIR:AT3G15350.2).) yields the protein MLLSQDHKILFNGVRKYVIMEKKYVFSFVITSLVCVVLLATSFNIGLMSSLRPPINGTLSSFPKNDSNVVGKQPREDDKLPRFAYLVSGSKGDLESLWRTLRALYHPRNQYIVHLDLESPVDERSELASRISNDPMYSKAGNVYMITKANLVTYTGPTMVANTLHACAILLKRTPDWDWFINLSASDYPLVTQDDLIHTFSTLDRNLNFIEHTSSLGWKYKKRAMPLIIDPGLYMLNKSNVLLVRPNRSLPSAFKLFTAWMALSHAFVEYIIYGWDNLPRTLLMYYTNFVSSPEGYFHTVICNVPEFSKTAVNHDLHYIAWDKPPRQHPRMLSQRDMGKMISSGSAFGRKFRRNDTVLDKIDKELLIRINEDGFTPGGWCGGKPECSVVEDVARIRPSSGAVRLKELVDSSIHTTA from the exons ATGCTTTTGTCTCAAGATCACAAAATTCTCTTCAATGGGGTACGTAAATATGTAATCATGGAGAAGAAATatgtattttcatttgttatcACATCTCTTGTCTGCGTTGTTCTCCTTGCAACTTCCTTCAACATTGGTTTAATGTCTTCACTTCGACCACCGATTAATGGAACTTTATCAAGTTTCCCCAAAAATGATTCGAACGTTGTAGGAAAACAACCTCGTGAAGACGACAAGCTCCCACGTTTCGCTTACCTTGTTTCAGGATCTAAAGGAGATCTTGAAAGCCTTTGGAGAACTCTTAGAGCATTGTACCATCCAAGAAACCAATACATTGTTCACTTGGATCTTGAATCACCGGTTGATGAGAGATCAGAGTTAGCTTCTCGCATTTCAAACGATCCTATGTATTCAAAAGCAggaaatgtatatatgataACTAAAGCTAATCTTGTGACTTATACCGGACCAACAATGGTGGCGAATACGCTTCACGCATGTGCGATTCTTCTTAAAAGAACCCCGGATTGGGATTGGTTTATCAATCTTAGTGCTTCGGATTATCCCCTCGTGACTCAAGATG ATCTGATTCATACATTTTCGACATTGGACCGGAACCTTAACTTTATCGAGCACACAAGTTCCTTAGGCTGGAAata CAAGAAGCGGGCAATGCCATTAATAATTGATCCTGGACTCTATATgttaaacaaatcaaacgTTTTATTGGTTAGACCTAATCGAAGTTTACCTTCTGCTTTCAAGTTATTTACCG CTTGGATGGCTCTATCGCACGCATTCGTGGAGTATATCATATACGGTTGGGACAATTTACCAAGAACTTTACTCATGTACTACACCAATTTCGTTTCTTCTCCTGAAGGTTACTTCCATACAGTCATATGTAACGTGCCTGAGTTCTCCAAAACCGCGGTGAACCATGATCTTCACTACATCGCATGGGACAAGCCACCGAGGCAGCATCCTCGTATGTTGTCTCAAAGAGACATGGGAAAGATGATTTCGAGCGGATCTGCATTTGGTCGGAAGTTCAGAAGAAATGATACTGTTTTGGATAAGATTGATAAGGAACTGCTTATACGGATAAACGAAGACGGTTTTACTCCAGGCGGTTGGTGCGGTGGGAAACCAGAGTGCTCGGTTGTCGAAGATGTGGCTAGGATCAGGCCTAGCTCAGGGGCTGTGAGGCTCAAGGAGCTTGTAGATAG TTCTATACACACCACAGCTTGA